From the bacterium genome, the window AATGTTGACCTCATTATTACTGAATCGTTTCCGGAAAAAGGTATTGGCGCGGCGATGATGGAGCGTCTCCGTCGCGCTTCCGCCCCTCCCGATTCGCATTATTAAGTCGACTAATTCGCATTACAGTTCGACAGCGCTCACTGTCTATTATACCCTGAGCTTGTCGAAGGGTTCGCGATTACTCCATGAAAAAAGCATTCACCATTTTCTTCGTCGTATTCATGCTCGTTTCGCTCGTCATGTCGCTTGTGGCGGGCTTTTAGCATATAGGGTTCGCGAATATCGCGAATAGAACGCTAAAAATAACGCGAATGGCTCACCGCTTCCTTATTTGCGTTATTATTGAGCCCGATTAGCATTATTCGCGAATACTCCATGCGATATCATTTTCATACTAATTCATCGGCGGCGTGGGACGCGATGCGGAAAGCGATTGCCGTGGCGCGGACGACTATCTACTGGGAGTCATATATTTTTATTGACGACGAACTTGGCCGTAGTTTTTTAGAGCTGTTGAAATCCGCCGCCGCAAGAGGTGTGCGCGTGAAGTTGATTTTGGACGGCGTCGGCAGTTTTACGGTGTTTTCCTCGCTTGCGAACGAGCTTGCCGCAAGCGGCGTGGAGGTACTGTATTTCAACCGGTTGTTACATTGGTGGAATCCGGCGCGACTACGCATGGGGTGGTTCGCGCGCACGCATCGCAAATTGTTGGTTGTGGACGGCGTCGTCGGTTTCGTCGGTGGCGTGAACATCGGCCGGCATTTCCGTCGGTGGAACGATCTTCAGCTTGAAGTGCGCGGGAATATCGTGCGGAGTTTTACGCGGTCATTTGCGAAATCGTACCGCATCTGCGGAGGAGGTGACCGCATCACAATTCCTCCGCGCCGGATAACTGCGGTGGACGTGGCGTTTCTGGACCACTGGCCGGGGACGCGCAAAAGTGTTTTAAAACAGTACTATAAAGCGGCGTGCGCGAGGGCGAAACAACGCATCGTCATCGCGACGCCGTATTTCGTGCCGCATCATTGGCTGATGCGCGAGTTGAAGAAAGCGGTGCGCCGCGGTGTCGCGGTGGAAGTCATCTTGCCGCGGCAGACTGACCTCCGCGTATTAAATATCGCGAATTATATTTTTGCGGCGCTTGGCGCCGAGGCGGGACTGTCATTTTTTTTCACCACGGAAATGATTCACGCGAAGGCGATGCTTGTGGATGATAAAGAGGGGATGGTGGGGTCCAACAACATTGACGCGCGGAGTTTTGACTACAACGCGGAGTCCGGCGCCGCGTTTCAGGATGAACGCATGGTCGGCGATTTGCGGGCTATTTTGGAACGGTGGGAGCGGCAAGCGGTGCCGTACGTGCCGGCAGAACACCGGCGCTGGTATGAATATGTGCTGCGTTGGATATTTAAACTCGCGCAACCGATATTGTAGCGATGCGGTTATATATATAATGCTGAAGAAATTAAAAAGCGATAAAAAAATCGTCGTTATCGGCGGAGGCACCGGTGTGTTCACTGTGCTTTCCGGATTGCGCAAACATTTTGCCGACTTGACGGCTATCGTCACGATGGCGGATGACGGTGGTTCCACCGGCGTGTTGCGCGAAGAGTTCGGTATTTTGCCTCCGGGCGATGTGCGGCGCGCGCTGATCGCGCTTTCGGGGCGCGATAATGCGATGCTCGCGAAACTCTTTAATTACCGTTTTGCCGAAGGTAAGGGGTTGAGTGGCCACAGTTTCGGCAATCTGATGCTTGCGGCGCTGGAGCGCCTGACCGGAAGTTTTCCGCGCGCGATTGAGGAGGCAGGAAAAATGCTCGGGGTCGCGGGGCGCGTGTTGCCGGTGACACTGACAAAAACCCGTTTGCACGCGGAGCTTGAGGATGGAAGAATTGTAGACGGTGAGGCAAACATCGACGTTCCCTTGCACGACGGGCGGTTGCGTATTGTGCGTGTATGGTTAAAACCCACAGCGCGCATCACCGCCGCGGCGCGAGTCGCAATCATGGAAGCGGACGCGGTGCTCGTTGGGCCGGGCGATCTCTACACCAGTATCATTCCGAACATTCTTGTTCGCGGCGTGCCAGAGGCGTTGAAACAAACCAAAGCGAAGAAAATGTATGTCGTGAATCTCATGACAAAGCACGGAGAAACAAACGGCTTTGCCGCGTCGGATTTCGTTTGCGCGCTTGAGCGTTATCTCGGCGCAAACGTGCTGGATGCCGTTATCGCGAATAGTAACGTGCCGGCGCTGTCGCGCTTGAAGCCATACGTGCACGAAGGCGCGGCGCTTGTGAAGATTGACGCGGTGAATTTTCCAAAAGGATTGCGGCTCACGCGCGCCGATCTGCTTCGGCCGCGCGGATTTTTGCGGCACGATTCGGAAAAACTCGCGCGAGTGGTCAAAAAGCTCGTGGAATAGTACGATAGAATTATGGTTTAGCAATGATAAATAAATTTGAACGTCGGCAAACGTCGGCTGTTTATTATTTTTTAAACTATCTATATCTATGCAGGACAAAAAAATTGAAGCCCTCATCAAAAAAGAAGTGAAGCGTCAGAAGTTGACGATAGATTTGATTGCGTCGGAAAATTACGCGTCTAAAGAAGTGCTACAGGTATTAGGATCTCCCTTGCAGAATAAATATTCCGAAGGATATCCGGGGAAGCGCTACTATCCGGGGAATGCAATTTACGACGACATTGAGCGGCTGGCGCAGGATCGCGCGAGGCAAGTGTTCGGGCTGAAAGCGGAGGAGTGGGGAGTGAACGTGCAGGTGTTTTCGGGTTCGCCTGCGAATATCGCCGTGTATGTGGGACTCGTCCCGCCCGGAGAAACCATCATGGGCATGGGGTTGTCGTTCGGGGGACATTTGTCGCATGGACACCCTGTTTCGCTTTCGGGCAGATTATGGCGCGCGGTGCATTACGGCGTCAATCCGGAAACCGGTCTCATTAACTATGATGCCGTGCGCGAGCTGGCGCTGAAAGAAAAACCGAAAGTGCTGGTGTCGGGATTTACCGCGTATCCGCGGCAAGTGGATTTTAAACGTATGGGGGAAATTGCGCGCGAGGTTGGCGCGTATCACTTGTGCGACATCTCGCACATTTCAGGGCTTGTCGCCGCGGGGCTTCATCCCTCGCCGTTTCCTTACGCGGATGTGGTAATGTCTACGACGCATAAAACACTCCGAGGGCCGCGCGGTGCCGTTATTTTTTCCCGTTGCTCCGCTGAACCGGAAAAAAACCTTTCCGCGAAGATTGATAAGGCCGTGTTTCCGGGCTTGCAGGGCGGTCCGCACAACAACGTCACCGCCGCCAAAGCCGTCGCGTTTTTTGAGGCGCTTCAGCCGTCGTTTAAAACATATCAAAAGCAGATTGTGAAGAATGCGAAGGCGCTGGCTGCTGAGTTCATCGCACGCGGCTTTCCGTTGCTCTCCGGCGGCACCGACACGCATTTGATGCTTTTGGATATGCGGCGGTTTAACATTGA encodes:
- a CDS encoding phosphatidylserine/phosphatidylglycerophosphate/cardiolipin synthase family protein; its protein translation is MRYHFHTNSSAAWDAMRKAIAVARTTIYWESYIFIDDELGRSFLELLKSAAARGVRVKLILDGVGSFTVFSSLANELAASGVEVLYFNRLLHWWNPARLRMGWFARTHRKLLVVDGVVGFVGGVNIGRHFRRWNDLQLEVRGNIVRSFTRSFAKSYRICGGGDRITIPPRRITAVDVAFLDHWPGTRKSVLKQYYKAACARAKQRIVIATPYFVPHHWLMRELKKAVRRGVAVEVILPRQTDLRVLNIANYIFAALGAEAGLSFFFTTEMIHAKAMLVDDKEGMVGSNNIDARSFDYNAESGAAFQDERMVGDLRAILERWERQAVPYVPAEHRRWYEYVLRWIFKLAQPIL
- a CDS encoding YvcK family protein, with the translated sequence MLKKLKSDKKIVVIGGGTGVFTVLSGLRKHFADLTAIVTMADDGGSTGVLREEFGILPPGDVRRALIALSGRDNAMLAKLFNYRFAEGKGLSGHSFGNLMLAALERLTGSFPRAIEEAGKMLGVAGRVLPVTLTKTRLHAELEDGRIVDGEANIDVPLHDGRLRIVRVWLKPTARITAAARVAIMEADAVLVGPGDLYTSIIPNILVRGVPEALKQTKAKKMYVVNLMTKHGETNGFAASDFVCALERYLGANVLDAVIANSNVPALSRLKPYVHEGAALVKIDAVNFPKGLRLTRADLLRPRGFLRHDSEKLARVVKKLVE
- the glyA gene encoding serine hydroxymethyltransferase — protein: MQDKKIEALIKKEVKRQKLTIDLIASENYASKEVLQVLGSPLQNKYSEGYPGKRYYPGNAIYDDIERLAQDRARQVFGLKAEEWGVNVQVFSGSPANIAVYVGLVPPGETIMGMGLSFGGHLSHGHPVSLSGRLWRAVHYGVNPETGLINYDAVRELALKEKPKVLVSGFTAYPRQVDFKRMGEIAREVGAYHLCDISHISGLVAAGLHPSPFPYADVVMSTTHKTLRGPRGAVIFSRCSAEPEKNLSAKIDKAVFPGLQGGPHNNVTAAKAVAFFEALQPSFKTYQKQIVKNAKALAAEFIARGFPLLSGGTDTHLMLLDMRRFNIDGKMAEERLELAGIVANRNSLPGDEKPLKPSGVRVGTPPVTTRGMKEKEMKRIAEFFERLFVRGEDPASVKKDVEKLCKKFPLPYR